A genomic region of Noviherbaspirillum sp. L7-7A contains the following coding sequences:
- a CDS encoding SH3 domain-containing protein: protein MKRRIVWAAALAAIAATLAAPAARAAEFKSVGAAPAILYDAPSERGRKMFVAPRGMPVEVVLSYGEWTKVRDVAGDLSWVEAKALDNRRHVVVSTAGARVRASADEAGAVVFTADKGVLLELAEPISSGWIKVRHRDGQGGYIRAADIWGD from the coding sequence ATGAAACGCCGTATTGTTTGGGCCGCTGCCCTGGCTGCCATAGCCGCCACGCTGGCGGCGCCAGCGGCGCGCGCCGCCGAGTTCAAGTCGGTGGGCGCCGCGCCCGCCATCCTGTACGACGCGCCGTCCGAACGCGGCCGCAAGATGTTCGTCGCGCCGCGCGGCATGCCGGTCGAAGTGGTGCTGAGCTATGGCGAATGGACCAAGGTGCGCGATGTCGCGGGCGACCTGTCCTGGGTCGAAGCCAAGGCCTTGGACAACCGGCGCCATGTGGTCGTCAGCACCGCCGGCGCCAGGGTGCGCGCCAGCGCGGACGAGGCCGGCGCTGTGGTATTCACCGCCGACAAGGGCGTGCTGCTGGAACTGGCCGAGCCGATTTCATCGGGCTGGATCAAGGTGCGCCATCGCGATGGCCAGGGCGGCTATATCCGCGCCGCCGACATCTGGGGCGACTGA
- the secB gene encoding protein-export chaperone SecB — translation MSDENLQPVFQIQRVYLKDVSLEQPNSPTIFLEQEAPNMEVAVDVGAEPLADGIFESTVTITVTAKIKDKVAFLVECKQAGIFEARNIPAEQLDPLLGIGCPNIVYPYLRANIADLITRAGFPPVHLSEINFELFYQQRLQALAEQQGQQAGGAGIVMPDGSQAKH, via the coding sequence ATGTCCGACGAAAACCTGCAACCCGTATTCCAGATCCAGCGCGTCTACCTGAAGGATGTCTCGCTGGAGCAGCCGAATTCCCCGACCATCTTCCTCGAGCAGGAAGCGCCGAACATGGAAGTGGCGGTCGACGTCGGCGCCGAGCCGCTGGCCGACGGCATCTTCGAGTCCACCGTGACCATCACCGTGACCGCCAAGATCAAGGACAAGGTTGCCTTCCTGGTCGAATGCAAGCAGGCCGGCATCTTCGAGGCCCGCAACATCCCGGCCGAACAGCTCGACCCGCTGCTGGGCATCGGCTGCCCGAACATCGTGTACCCGTACCTGCGCGCCAACATCGCCGACCTGATCACCCGCGCCGGCTTCCCGCCGGTGCACCTGTCGGAAATCAATTTCGAGCTGTTCTACCAGCAGCGCCTGCAGGCGCTGGCCGAGCAGCAGGGTCAGCAGGCGGGCGGCGCCGGCATCGTGATGCCGGACGGTTCGCAGGCCAAGCACTGA
- the grxC gene encoding glutaredoxin 3 → MTAHVLMYSTGVCPYCVMAERLLKAKGVDEIEKVRIDLDPEQRNHMMQKTGRRTVPQIYIGDTHVGGFDDLSALDRAGKLEPLLRGE, encoded by the coding sequence ATGACCGCGCATGTTCTCATGTACAGCACCGGCGTCTGCCCCTATTGCGTGATGGCGGAGCGCCTCCTGAAAGCCAAGGGCGTTGACGAGATCGAAAAGGTCCGCATCGACCTCGATCCGGAACAACGAAACCACATGATGCAGAAAACCGGCCGCCGCACCGTGCCGCAGATCTACATCGGCGACACCCATGTCGGCGGCTTCGACGACCTGTCCGCGCTCGACCGCGCCGGCAAGCTCGAACCGCTCTTGCGCGGCGAATAA
- a CDS encoding rhodanese-like domain-containing protein, with the protein MKFFIDNIWLIALALLSGGALFLPTLQRGGARVSLLQATQMLNQGKGVILDIRDQDEFAAGHIRDARHIPLKDLKSRISELDKFKSKSVIVVCSSGAQSARAASQLKSAGFSEVYSLDGGLAAWRAQGLPTAK; encoded by the coding sequence GTGAAATTCTTCATCGATAATATCTGGCTGATCGCGCTGGCCCTGCTATCCGGCGGCGCGCTCTTTCTGCCCACCCTGCAACGCGGCGGCGCGCGCGTCTCGCTGCTGCAGGCCACCCAAATGCTGAACCAGGGCAAGGGCGTGATCCTGGACATCCGCGACCAGGATGAATTCGCCGCCGGCCATATCCGCGACGCCCGCCACATCCCGCTGAAGGATTTGAAGTCGCGCATCAGCGAGCTGGACAAGTTCAAATCGAAATCGGTAATCGTTGTATGCTCTTCCGGTGCGCAGTCGGCCCGCGCGGCCAGCCAGCTGAAGAGCGCCGGCTTTTCCGAAGTCTACAGTCTCGATGGCGGCCTGGCCGCGTGGCGGGCACAGGGCCTGCCGACCGCGAAATAA
- the gpmA gene encoding 2,3-diphosphoglycerate-dependent phosphoglycerate mutase — protein MYKIVLMRHGESTWNLENRFTGWTDVDLTEKGVAEARHAGKLLKDAGLSFDVAYTSVLKRAIRTLWITLDEMDLMWLPVKNDWRLNERHYGALQGLDKAETAAKYGDQQVLVWRRSYDTPPNPLDANDPRASYNDPRYAGLKREQIPLTECLKDTVARVMPAWDEEIAPAIRAGKRIIISAHGNSLRALIKMLDGISDADIVGLNVPNGQPLVYELDANLKPIRSYYLGDADAIAAAMQAVASQGKAK, from the coding sequence ATGTACAAAATCGTATTGATGCGCCACGGCGAATCCACCTGGAATCTGGAAAACCGCTTCACCGGCTGGACCGATGTCGACCTGACCGAAAAAGGCGTGGCCGAAGCGCGCCACGCCGGCAAGCTGCTGAAGGATGCCGGCCTCTCCTTCGACGTCGCCTACACTTCCGTCCTCAAGCGCGCCATCCGCACCCTGTGGATCACGCTCGATGAAATGGACCTGATGTGGCTGCCGGTGAAGAACGACTGGCGCCTCAACGAGCGCCACTACGGCGCGCTGCAGGGGCTGGACAAGGCCGAGACCGCCGCCAAGTACGGCGACCAGCAGGTGCTGGTATGGCGCCGCAGCTACGACACCCCGCCCAACCCGCTCGACGCCAATGATCCGCGCGCTTCCTACAACGACCCGCGCTATGCCGGCCTGAAGCGCGAGCAGATCCCGCTGACGGAATGCCTGAAGGACACCGTGGCGCGCGTGATGCCGGCCTGGGACGAGGAAATCGCGCCGGCCATCAGGGCGGGCAAGCGCATCATCATCTCGGCCCACGGCAACAGCCTGCGCGCGCTGATCAAGATGCTCGACGGGATCAGCGACGCCGACATCGTCGGCCTGAACGTGCCCAACGGCCAGCCGCTGGTGTACGAGCTCGATGCCAACCTGAAACCGATCCGCAGCTACTACCTCGGCGACGCCGATGCGATTGCCGCAGCCATGCAGGCAGTGGCCAGCCAGGGCAAGGCCAAGTAA
- a CDS encoding peptidoglycan DD-metalloendopeptidase family protein, which produces MTVQRWRGAALGLALLLAAGPGGAAKLTERTRQKQAAEAERAVLQQKLTALKRDITRTESAKEDAADALAESEAAISDANRALYDLAREQKDTAGRIARLQKELAQLTKEVDAQKARLSRLLRQQHMAGGEDRIKLLLSGDNPNRVNRDLQYLGYVSQAQARLIESLRADVAAVEKNKADTQEAKEELDEIALEQRDQKALLEREKAKRATLVAQLSNKLGEQRKEVGNIQRDEQRLGGLVDKLARMIEEQRLADIAAEKRRQQQLAAAAAERARQEKLREQQAAAKRQREQQAANAPRGKPLPANNPDAIDADENPSLAANKRERALPPPPPPAPPAGIFPASFPALRGQMAMPVHGEIAARFGGGRGDGPSWKGLFIKAAEGAEVKVVAGGRVVFAEWLRGFGNLIIVDHGGQYMSIYGNNQSLLKRPGDAVRAGEVIASAGNSGGNEQSGLYFEMRHQGRAFDPLGWVTSR; this is translated from the coding sequence GTGACTGTTCAACGATGGCGCGGCGCCGCGCTGGGCCTGGCGCTGCTATTGGCGGCCGGCCCGGGCGGCGCCGCCAAGCTGACCGAGCGCACCCGGCAGAAACAGGCCGCCGAGGCCGAACGCGCCGTGCTGCAGCAGAAGCTGACGGCCTTGAAGCGCGATATCACTCGCACCGAGAGCGCCAAGGAAGACGCGGCCGATGCGCTGGCCGAATCCGAAGCGGCGATCTCCGACGCCAACCGTGCGCTGTACGACCTTGCCCGCGAGCAGAAGGACACGGCCGGCCGCATCGCCCGCCTGCAGAAGGAGCTGGCGCAGCTGACGAAGGAAGTCGACGCCCAGAAGGCGCGGCTGTCGCGGCTCCTGCGCCAGCAGCACATGGCCGGCGGCGAAGACCGCATCAAGCTGCTGCTGTCGGGCGACAACCCGAACCGCGTCAACCGCGACCTGCAATACCTGGGCTATGTGTCGCAGGCCCAGGCCAGGCTGATCGAATCGCTGCGCGCCGACGTGGCGGCAGTGGAAAAGAACAAGGCCGATACCCAGGAAGCCAAGGAAGAACTGGATGAGATCGCGTTGGAGCAGCGCGACCAGAAAGCCCTGCTGGAGCGGGAAAAGGCCAAGCGCGCCACGCTGGTGGCGCAACTGTCGAACAAGCTCGGCGAGCAGCGCAAGGAAGTCGGCAACATCCAGCGCGACGAGCAGCGCCTGGGCGGCCTGGTCGACAAGCTGGCCAGGATGATCGAGGAACAGCGGCTGGCCGACATCGCCGCCGAGAAGCGGCGCCAGCAGCAGCTCGCGGCGGCCGCCGCCGAACGCGCCCGCCAGGAAAAGCTGCGCGAGCAGCAGGCGGCCGCGAAGCGGCAGCGCGAACAGCAGGCAGCCAATGCACCCAGGGGGAAACCCCTGCCGGCGAACAATCCGGATGCGATCGACGCCGACGAGAATCCCAGCCTGGCTGCCAACAAGCGGGAGCGGGCACTGCCGCCGCCCCCGCCGCCGGCGCCGCCGGCCGGCATCTTCCCGGCTTCCTTCCCGGCGCTGCGCGGCCAGATGGCAATGCCGGTGCATGGCGAGATCGCGGCGCGTTTCGGCGGCGGCCGCGGCGACGGCCCGAGCTGGAAAGGCCTGTTTATCAAGGCCGCCGAAGGCGCCGAGGTCAAGGTGGTGGCCGGCGGCCGGGTGGTGTTCGCCGAATGGCTGCGCGGCTTCGGCAACCTGATCATCGTCGATCACGGCGGCCAGTACATGAGCATCTATGGCAATAACCAGTCGCTGCTGAAGCGGCCGGGCGATGCGGTCAGGGCCGGCGAAGTCATTGCCAGTGCAGGCAATAGCGGCGGCAACGAACAATCGGGTTTATACTTTGAAATGCGGCATCAGGGCCGCGCCTTCGATCCTCTCGGTTGGGTAACTTCCAGGTGA
- a CDS encoding S41 family peptidase, with translation MSSKFKNFGLIGLGMLAGVVGSMQFDALAQKNAGAPLPVDELRQLADVFGLIKSDYVENVEDRKLLTEAISGMVASLDPHSAYLDKKAFKELREGTQGKFVGLGIEVGMEDGYVKVISPIEDSPAYKAGLKAGDLITRLDSTPVKGMTLDEAVKRMRGEPNTKITLTVARKEEDKPVLITIVRQEIRVQSVKSKLIEPGYAWVRVSQFQEPTVEDMAKKIGALYAQDPNIKGLVLDLRNDPGGVLPGAIGVSAAFLPKDVAIVSTNGQLPDSKATFYARREFYGTRSLSDPLAKLPEAVKNVKMVVLVNSGSASASEIVAGALQDYKRATIMGSQTFGKGSVQTIRQLSADTAVKLTTARYYTPNGRSIQARGIVPDLMVDETPEGDGLNSLRLREADLTKHLSNDKDKEAEVRNKVDELEEEQRLAALDKKRKPLEFGGKDDFQLAQALNHLKGLPVQVAKARVVESKKEPSINDPEDPKKNDGKK, from the coding sequence ATGAGCAGCAAATTCAAGAACTTCGGTCTTATTGGTCTAGGCATGCTTGCCGGCGTCGTCGGCTCGATGCAATTCGACGCGCTGGCGCAGAAAAACGCCGGCGCCCCGCTGCCGGTCGATGAACTGCGCCAGCTGGCCGACGTGTTCGGGCTGATCAAGTCCGACTATGTCGAGAATGTCGAGGACAGGAAGCTGCTGACCGAGGCCATCTCCGGCATGGTGGCGTCGCTCGACCCGCATTCGGCCTACCTGGACAAGAAGGCCTTCAAGGAACTGCGTGAAGGCACCCAGGGCAAGTTCGTCGGCCTCGGCATCGAGGTCGGCATGGAAGACGGCTACGTGAAGGTCATCTCGCCGATCGAGGATTCGCCCGCCTACAAGGCAGGCCTGAAAGCCGGCGACCTGATCACGCGACTCGACAGCACGCCGGTCAAGGGCATGACGCTGGACGAGGCGGTCAAGCGCATGCGAGGCGAGCCCAATACCAAGATCACGCTGACGGTGGCGCGCAAGGAAGAAGACAAGCCGGTGCTGATCACCATCGTGCGCCAGGAAATCCGGGTGCAGAGCGTCAAGTCCAAGCTGATCGAACCCGGTTACGCCTGGGTGCGGGTCTCGCAGTTCCAGGAGCCGACGGTCGAGGACATGGCCAAGAAGATCGGCGCCCTGTATGCCCAGGACCCCAACATCAAGGGCCTGGTGCTGGACCTGCGCAATGATCCGGGCGGCGTGCTGCCGGGCGCGATCGGCGTCTCCGCCGCCTTCCTGCCCAAGGACGTGGCCATCGTCTCGACCAATGGCCAGCTGCCGGATTCCAAGGCGACCTTCTATGCGCGGCGCGAGTTCTACGGCACCCGCTCGCTGAGCGATCCGCTGGCCAAACTGCCGGAGGCGGTGAAGAATGTGAAGATGGTGGTGCTGGTCAACTCCGGCTCGGCCTCGGCCTCCGAGATCGTGGCGGGCGCGCTGCAGGACTACAAGCGCGCCACCATCATGGGCAGCCAGACCTTTGGCAAGGGCTCGGTCCAGACCATCCGCCAGCTCTCCGCCGACACCGCGGTGAAGCTGACCACGGCCCGCTACTACACCCCCAACGGCCGTTCGATCCAGGCCCGCGGCATCGTGCCCGACCTGATGGTCGACGAAACCCCGGAAGGCGATGGCCTGAACAGCCTGCGCCTGCGCGAAGCCGACCTGACCAAGCACCTCTCCAACGACAAGGACAAGGAAGCCGAAGTCCGCAACAAGGTCGACGAACTGGAAGAGGAGCAGCGCCTGGCGGCGCTGGACAAGAAGCGCAAGCCGCTGGAGTTCGGCGGCAAGGACGACTTCCAGCTGGCGCAGGCGCTCAACCACCTGAAGGGCCTGCCGGTGCAGGTTGCCAAGGCCAGGGTCGTGGAGAGCAAGAAGGAACCCAGCATCAACGACCCGGAAGATCCGAAGAAGAACGACGGCAAGAAGTAA
- the moeB gene encoding molybdopterin-synthase adenylyltransferase MoeB, whose protein sequence is MNDQQLLRYSRHILLDPIGIEGQEKLLAGHALVIGAGGLGSPAAFYLASAGVGRITLADNDTVDLTNLQRQILHTTDRVGQPKAQSGKLTLAGINPEVEVVALTERLEGERLRALAAAADVVLDCSDNFATRHAVNAACVAAGVPLVSGAAIRFDGQISVFDSSRPDAPCYACLFPPDQEFEEVQCATMGVFAPLVGIIGTMQAAEALKLLAGLGEPLAGRLLLLDAMSMEWSSIRIQRNPACPVCGGRHAGAPA, encoded by the coding sequence ATGAACGACCAACAACTGCTGCGCTACTCCCGCCATATCCTGCTCGACCCGATCGGCATCGAGGGGCAGGAAAAGCTATTGGCCGGGCATGCGCTGGTAATTGGCGCCGGCGGCCTGGGGTCGCCCGCCGCGTTCTACCTCGCGTCCGCCGGCGTGGGCCGCATCACGCTGGCCGACAACGACACGGTGGACCTGACCAACCTGCAGCGGCAGATCCTGCACACCACCGACCGGGTCGGCCAGCCGAAGGCGCAGTCCGGCAAGCTGACGCTGGCGGGCATCAATCCCGAAGTGGAAGTGGTCGCCCTGACGGAGCGGCTGGAAGGCGAGCGGCTGCGCGCGCTGGCGGCTGCGGCCGACGTGGTGCTGGACTGCAGCGACAATTTCGCCACCCGCCACGCCGTCAATGCCGCCTGTGTCGCGGCCGGCGTGCCGCTGGTGTCGGGCGCCGCCATCCGCTTCGACGGCCAGATCTCGGTATTCGACAGCAGCCGGCCGGACGCGCCCTGCTATGCCTGCCTGTTCCCGCCCGACCAGGAGTTCGAGGAAGTCCAGTGCGCCACCATGGGCGTGTTCGCGCCGCTGGTGGGCATCATCGGCACCATGCAGGCGGCCGAGGCGCTCAAGCTGCTGGCCGGCCTCGGCGAGCCGCTGGCCGGCCGCCTGCTGCTGCTCGACGCCATGAGCATGGAGTGGAGCAGCATACGGATACAGCGCAATCCGGCCTGCCCGGTATGCGGCGGGCGGCATGCCGGCGCACCGGCATGA
- a CDS encoding STAS domain-containing protein: protein MQNETSRLGDIIIQHQEKLLEGWLASLISRIGRRDAHAETELRQQASRFLMLVGTTIRNAGSADIDSNAWQEARQLLGDISANRVRQGYSSIETANFVFSLKEPLTSYLKTELANDPAALVNEIMATNSLFDRLGLFTVESYQKSREQVIMRQQQELLELSTPVVQLWKDVLALPLIGTLDSARTQVVMESLLQKIVDTGASIAIIDITGVPTVDTLVAQHLLKTVAAARLMGADCIISGIRPQIAQTIVHLGVNLEDVITKATLADAFLVALQRAGSVIVQKDR, encoded by the coding sequence ATGCAAAATGAAACCAGCCGTCTGGGCGATATCATTATTCAACACCAGGAAAAACTGCTCGAAGGCTGGCTGGCTTCATTGATCTCCCGCATCGGCCGGCGCGATGCGCATGCCGAAACCGAACTTCGCCAGCAGGCCAGCCGCTTCCTCATGCTGGTGGGCACGACGATCAGGAACGCCGGCAGCGCCGATATCGATTCCAATGCCTGGCAGGAGGCCCGCCAGCTGCTGGGCGACATCTCGGCCAACCGTGTGCGCCAGGGCTACAGCTCGATCGAGACCGCCAACTTCGTGTTTTCGCTGAAGGAACCGCTGACGTCCTATCTGAAGACGGAACTGGCGAACGACCCGGCCGCGCTGGTCAATGAAATCATGGCGACCAATTCGCTGTTCGACAGACTGGGCCTGTTCACCGTCGAGTCGTACCAGAAGTCCCGCGAGCAGGTCATCATGCGCCAGCAGCAGGAATTGCTGGAACTGTCGACGCCGGTCGTGCAGCTGTGGAAAGACGTGCTGGCGCTGCCCCTGATCGGCACCCTGGACAGCGCCCGCACCCAGGTGGTGATGGAAAGCCTGCTGCAGAAGATCGTCGATACCGGCGCCTCGATTGCGATCATCGACATCACCGGCGTGCCCACCGTCGACACCCTGGTGGCGCAGCATCTGCTGAAAACCGTTGCAGCCGCACGGCTGATGGGCGCGGACTGCATCATCAGCGGCATCCGGCCCCAGATTGCCCAGACCATCGTCCACCTTGGCGTGAACCTGGAGGACGTAATCACCAAGGCCACCCTGGCCGATGCCTTCCTGGTGGCGCTGCAGCGCGCCGGTTCTGTCATCGTCCAGAAAGACCGTTGA
- a CDS encoding STAS domain-containing protein, with product MDRIPILKMGQLLLVTIQVDMHDRLAMTLQDDLTTRIVKDRAKGVLIDISALDLVDSFIGRMINNIAAMAKILDADTVLVGMQPAVAITLVELGLTLEGVKTALNVERGMTMLNLGSFS from the coding sequence ATGGATCGCATCCCTATATTGAAAATGGGCCAGTTGCTGCTGGTCACCATCCAGGTCGACATGCATGACCGTCTGGCAATGACGCTGCAGGATGACCTGACCACCCGTATTGTGAAAGATCGTGCCAAGGGCGTGCTGATCGATATCTCCGCGCTCGATCTGGTAGATTCGTTTATCGGCCGTATGATCAATAATATTGCTGCAATGGCAAAGATTTTGGATGCCGACACGGTACTGGTCGGCATGCAGCCCGCGGTGGCGATTACCCTGGTCGAACTGGGCCTGACGCTGGAAGGCGTGAAGACCGCCCTGAATGTCGAACGCGGCATGACCATGCTGAACCTGGGCAGTTTTTCATGA
- a CDS encoding anti-sigma regulatory factor codes for MRQVLRECLVSIGFSLIEQTKMITAASELGRNTLRYGGGGEAHIEKVTDGGRRGVILSFIDQGPGIEDVSLALKDGYTTGNGMGLGLGGARRLADDFELITAPGQGTTVRIAKWKLF; via the coding sequence ATGCGCCAGGTCTTGCGCGAGTGCCTGGTGTCCATCGGCTTTTCCCTGATCGAGCAGACCAAGATGATCACCGCGGCCAGCGAACTCGGGCGCAACACGCTGCGCTATGGCGGCGGCGGCGAGGCGCATATCGAGAAGGTGACCGACGGCGGCCGGCGCGGCGTCATCCTCAGCTTCATCGACCAGGGGCCCGGCATCGAGGATGTCAGCCTGGCGCTGAAGGATGGCTATACCACTGGCAACGGCATGGGCCTGGGCCTGGGCGGCGCGCGCCGTCTGGCCGACGATTTCGAACTGATCACGGCGCCCGGCCAGGGCACGACGGTGCGCATTGCGAAGTGGAAGCTGTTTTGA
- a CDS encoding ATP-binding SpoIIE family protein phosphatase — MNSLAPQTIHPVTDSSGIAAVRRAGNTLAGTLGFNETMAGKAALVITEAATNVLKHAGSGDILLRPLERAGSHGMEILAIDNGPGFANLDLAMRDGMSTAGSYGVGLGAMQRVADEFDLYTDRNHGTVLRMAVWPTAAPVTLWTVGAVCLPLPSEHACGDAWGSACRNAELLLMVADGLGHGPEAARASQAAVALVDAQASFAPEALVQDAHAALRGTRGAALAVACLNLAEGTLRFAGIGNISVSVHAASTSRHLVSHNGIVGSNMRKVQEFQMDFGDDDILIMHSDGLATRWDLERYPGLLRHHPSLIAAVLYRDYARHRDDVSVVVAQRNRE, encoded by the coding sequence TTGAATTCCCTGGCGCCCCAGACCATCCACCCGGTCACCGACAGCAGCGGCATCGCCGCCGTGCGTCGTGCCGGCAACACCCTGGCCGGCACGCTGGGCTTCAATGAAACCATGGCCGGAAAGGCGGCCCTGGTGATCACCGAGGCCGCCACCAATGTGCTGAAGCATGCCGGCAGCGGCGACATCCTGCTGCGGCCGCTGGAACGGGCCGGCAGCCACGGCATGGAGATCCTGGCCATCGACAATGGGCCGGGCTTCGCCAACCTCGATCTGGCCATGCGCGACGGCATGTCCACCGCCGGCAGTTATGGCGTGGGCCTGGGTGCGATGCAGCGGGTGGCGGACGAATTCGACCTGTACACCGACCGCAATCACGGCACCGTATTGCGCATGGCGGTCTGGCCCACTGCGGCGCCGGTGACGCTGTGGACGGTCGGCGCCGTCTGCCTGCCCCTGCCCAGCGAGCATGCATGCGGCGACGCCTGGGGCTCGGCCTGCAGGAATGCCGAGCTGTTGCTGATGGTGGCCGACGGCCTGGGCCATGGCCCCGAGGCGGCCCGCGCTTCCCAGGCCGCGGTGGCCCTGGTGGATGCGCAGGCATCGTTCGCGCCGGAAGCGCTGGTGCAGGATGCCCATGCCGCGCTGCGCGGCACGCGCGGCGCGGCGCTGGCGGTGGCCTGCCTGAATCTGGCCGAGGGCACGCTGCGCTTTGCCGGCATCGGCAACATCAGCGTCTCGGTGCATGCGGCATCGACTTCCAGGCATCTGGTTTCGCACAATGGCATCGTGGGCAGCAATATGCGCAAGGTGCAGGAATTCCAGATGGACTTCGGCGACGACGACATCCTGATCATGCACAGCGACGGCCTGGCCACCCGCTGGGACCTGGAACGCTATCCCGGCCTGCTGCGGCATCATCCTTCCCTGATCGCCGCGGTGCTGTACCGCGACTATGCCCGCCATCGCGACGATGTCAGCGTGGTGGTGGCTCAGAGGAACCGGGAGTAG
- a CDS encoding ATP-binding protein: protein MTKRILTVGIQAEFDVVACRQRARQIAALCGFGLQDQARIATAVSEIARNVYNYAVPGRAEFLIEGETAPQVLIIRIEDHGRGIADLDAILGGQYKSPTGMGMGLLGAQRLMDRFTVDTGPGGTLVELKKLFPAQARLLTPALIGEIGARLAAMPAEATLTEVQQQNRELLSTLAELKARQEELLQLTRELEDTNRGVVALYAELDEKAGHLRRADEMKSRFLSNMSHEFRTPLSSIRALSKLLLDRVDGELTTEQEKQVTFILRGAEDLSELVNDLLDLAKIEAGKIDIRPGKFEVAELFSALRGMLRPLLVTESVRLEFDEPAGVPALYTDEAKLSQILRNFISNALKFTDAGEVRISAVAVPSEQSVRLSVRDTGVGIPEESQQLVFEEFTQVENRLQKRVKGTGLGLPLCRKLAALLGGRVELQSRLGEGSTFSVVLPVRYAALPEPAAASPAAGSGSHDDGSDGRLPVLVVEDDESTRLLYERFLHGSAFRPVHATSVREAEEQWLVQEPAAVLLDVSLKGEETWRWLADIKSDQRRARVPVVLATETDDKRKGLALGADAYYIKPLSRLELLSTLDYLTGAGTQTIKENPS from the coding sequence ATGACCAAGCGCATCCTCACCGTGGGCATCCAGGCCGAGTTCGACGTGGTGGCCTGCCGGCAGCGCGCCCGCCAGATTGCGGCGCTGTGCGGTTTTGGCCTGCAGGACCAGGCCCGCATTGCCACCGCGGTGTCGGAAATCGCGCGCAATGTGTACAACTATGCCGTGCCGGGCCGCGCGGAATTCCTGATCGAGGGCGAGACCGCGCCGCAGGTGCTGATCATCCGCATCGAAGACCATGGCCGCGGCATCGCCGATCTCGATGCCATCCTGGGGGGACAGTACAAGTCGCCAACCGGCATGGGCATGGGCCTGTTGGGCGCGCAGCGGCTGATGGACCGCTTCACGGTCGACACCGGCCCTGGCGGCACCCTGGTGGAACTGAAGAAGCTCTTTCCGGCGCAGGCGCGCCTGCTCACGCCGGCGCTGATCGGCGAGATCGGCGCGCGCCTGGCGGCAATGCCGGCCGAAGCCACGCTGACCGAAGTGCAGCAGCAGAACCGCGAACTGCTGTCCACGCTGGCCGAGTTGAAGGCGCGGCAGGAAGAACTGCTGCAGCTCACGCGCGAGCTGGAAGACACCAACCGCGGCGTGGTGGCGCTGTATGCCGAACTCGATGAAAAGGCCGGCCACCTGCGCCGCGCCGACGAGATGAAGTCGCGCTTCTTGTCCAACATGAGCCATGAGTTCCGCACGCCGCTCAGTTCGATCCGGGCGCTGTCGAAGCTGCTGCTGGACCGGGTCGACGGCGAACTCACGACCGAGCAGGAAAAGCAGGTCACCTTCATCCTGCGCGGCGCGGAAGACCTGTCGGAGCTGGTCAATGACCTGCTCGACCTGGCCAAGATCGAAGCCGGCAAGATCGACATCCGGCCCGGCAAGTTCGAAGTGGCCGAGCTGTTCTCGGCGCTGCGCGGCATGCTGCGCCCGCTTCTGGTGACCGAATCGGTGCGGCTGGAATTCGATGAGCCGGCCGGCGTGCCGGCCCTGTACACCGACGAGGCCAAGCTGTCGCAGATCCTGCGCAATTTCATTTCCAACGCGCTGAAGTTCACCGACGCCGGCGAAGTCAGGATCAGCGCCGTTGCCGTGCCGTCGGAGCAGTCGGTACGGCTGTCGGTCCGCGATACCGGCGTGGGCATTCCGGAGGAAAGCCAGCAGCTGGTGTTCGAGGAATTCACCCAGGTCGAGAACCGGTTGCAGAAGCGGGTCAAGGGCACGGGCCTGGGCCTGCCCCTGTGCCGCAAGCTGGCCGCGCTGCTGGGCGGGCGGGTCGAGCTGCAAAGCAGGCTGGGCGAAGGCTCGACCTTTTCGGTGGTGCTGCCGGTGCGTTACGCGGCGCTGCCGGAGCCGGCCGCCGCGTCGCCTGCGGCCGGCTCCGGCAGTCACGATGACGGCAGCGACGGACGGCTGCCGGTGCTGGTGGTCGAAGACGATGAATCCACCCGCCTGCTGTACGAGCGCTTCCTGCATGGCTCGGCATTCCGGCCGGTGCATGCGACCAGCGTGCGCGAAGCCGAGGAACAGTGGCTGGTGCAGGAGCCGGCGGCGGTGCTGCTGGATGTCAGCCTGAAGGGCGAGGAAACCTGGCGCTGGCTGGCCGACATCAAGAGCGACCAGCGCCGCGCGCGGGTGCCGGTGGTGCTGGCCACCGAGACCGACGACAAGCGCAAGGGCCTGGCACTGGGCGCCGATGCCTATTACATCAAGCCGCTATCACGGCTGGAACTGCTGTCGACGCTGGATTACCTGACTGGCGCCGGCACGCAGACTATCAAGGAGAATCCGTCGTGA